From the Theobroma cacao cultivar B97-61/B2 chromosome 2, Criollo_cocoa_genome_V2, whole genome shotgun sequence genome, one window contains:
- the LOC18607660 gene encoding auxin-induced protein 15A, translating into MAIRLLRVVSAKKVPKGYFAVYVGENQKRFVIPVSFLNQPSFQDLLGLSEEEFGYNHPTGGLRIPCNEDMFLDVTSRLN; encoded by the coding sequence ATGGCTATCCGCCTTCTTCGTGTTGTTAGTGCTAAGAAAGTTCCCAAGGGCTACTTCGCAGTTTATGTTGGAGAAAACCAGAAGAGGTTTGTGATACCAGTGTCATTCTTGAACCAGCCTTCTTTTCAAGATTTGCTCGGCTTATCAGAAGAAGAGTTCGGATATAATCATCCTACTGGCGGTCTCAGAATTCCCTGCAATGAAGACATGTTTCTTGATGTCACCTCTCGCTTGAACTGA
- the LOC18607664 gene encoding auxin-induced protein X10A has protein sequence MAIRLPGAAKHILRRSALTANKRCSTSLDVPKGFFPVYVGESQRKRFLVPLSFLNQPLFQDLLSKAEEEFGYDHPMGAVTIPCREDAFLDVTSRLN, from the coding sequence ATGGCAATTCGTCTGCCTGGTGCTGCTAAGCATATCCTCCGCCGGTCTGCTCTGACTGCAAACAAAAGATGTTCAACTTCTTTAGATGTACCAAAGGGGTTCTTTCCGGTTTATGTTGGAGAATCCCAAAGGAAGAGATTTCTGGTTCCTCTGTCCTTCTTGAACCAACCTTTGTTTCAAGATTTGCTAAGCAAAGCTGAAGAAGAGTTCGGTTATGATCATCCAATGGGAGCTGTCACAATTCCATGCCGTGAAGATGCGTTCTTGGATGTCACTTCTCGCTTGAATTGA
- the LOC18607663 gene encoding auxin-responsive protein SAUR21 has product MAIRLPVVVAAKQILRRSALTSNKRASTSLDVPKGFFSVYVGESEKKRFVVSLSFLSQPLFQDLLSIAEEEFGFNHPMGGLTIPCHEDMFIDITFRLDRP; this is encoded by the coding sequence ATGGCTATTCGTCTGCCTGTTGTTGTTGCTGCTAAGCAAATTCTCCGCCGCTCTGCTCTGACTTCAAATAAAAGAGCTTCAACATCTTTAGACGTACCAAAAGGCTTCTTTTCTGTTTATGTTGGAGAAtcggaaaagaaaagatttgtTGTTTCCCTATCATTCCTAAGCCAACCTTTGTTCCAAGATTTACTAAGCATTGCTGAAGAAGAGTTTGGTTTTAATCATCCAATGGGTGGTTTGACAATTCCCTGTCATGAAGATATGTTCATTGATATAACTTTTCGCTTGGATAGACCATAA
- the LOC18607666 gene encoding transcription initiation factor TFIID subunit 14b isoform X2: protein MGKPEDTERKKLKDVEISVPIVYGNAAFWLGKKASEYQSHKWTVYVRGATNEDLSVVVKRVVFQLHSSFNNPTRVVESAPFELSESGWGEFEIAITLYFHNDVCEKPLNLYHHLKLYPEDESGPMSIKKPVVVEFYNEIVFTEPSESFLARVQNYPAVTFPRLPAGFTLPSSAPIEDESKRKRGDTKDHPLNQWFLNFSEADELLQLAAARQQVQAHIAKLRRQISVIDGQNQRFKSSSDQ, encoded by the exons ATGGGCAAACCCGAAGACACTGAAAGGAAG AAGCTGAAAGATGTTGAAATAAGTGTTCCTATTGTATATGGTAACGCTGCATTTTGGCTCGGTAAAAAGGCAAGCGA GTATCAATCTCATAAATGGACTGTCTATGTTCGCGGGGCAACAAATGAGGATCTCAGTGTGGTGGTAAAGCGGGTTGTTTTTCAGTTGCATTCCAGTTTCAATAACCCTACAAGAGTTGTGGAGTCAGCTCCATTTGAGTTATCAGAATCAGGGtggggtgaatttgagattgCCATTACACTTTACTTCCAcaatgatgtttgtgagaagcCCTTGAACCT ATATCACCATTTGAAGTTATACCCAGAAGATGAATCTGGCCCTATGTCAATTAAGAAACCTGTAGTTGTTGAATTCTACAATGAGATTGTGTTCACAGAACCGTCAGAGAGTTTTTTAGCCCGTGTGCAGAATTATCCGGCAGTAACCTTCCCTAGATTACCAGCTGGTTTTACTTTACCTTCCTCAG CACCAATTGAAGATGAAAGTAAAAGGAAGAGAGGTGACACTAAGGACCATCCCTTAAACCAGTGGTTCTTGAATTTCTCAGAAGCAGATGAGCTATTACAACTTGCAGCTGCTCGTCAGCAG GTACAAGCTCATATTGCTAAGCTCAGACGACAAATCAGCGTGATTGACGGGCAGAATCAACGGTTTAAATCTTCCTCTGACCAGTGA
- the LOC18607668 gene encoding auxin-responsive protein SAUR71 produces MSHGMGKCQKIRHIVRIRLMLKQWRRKARITASSSNNNNGRAPSDVPAGHVAVCVGTSLRRYIVRATYLNHPIFKKLLVQTEEEYGFNNVGPLTIPCDESFFEEILRVVSRSGASNSGRFSTLEDLQRCCHVGMKNKLGFFSESRPLLHGVADKSVYLKG; encoded by the coding sequence ATGTCACATGGGATGGGAAAGTGCCAGAAAATCCGTCACATTGTCCGAATCCGATTAATGCTCAAGCAGTGGCGAAGGAAGGCCCGCATAACGGCCAGCAGCAGCAACAACAATAACGGACGCGCACCGTCTGACGTTCCTGCTGGACACGTGGCTGTCTGCGTGGGCACCAGTCTCAGGAGATATATCGTACGCGCTACGTACCTTAACCACCCAATCTTCAAAAAGCTCCTCGTACAAACCGAAGAAGAGTACGGTTTCAACAACGTAGGACCGTTAACCATCCCATGCGACGAGTCGTTCTTCGAAGAGATACTCCGAGTCGTCTCCCGATCTGGCGCATCAAACTCGGGCCGTTTCTCTACTTTGGAAGATCTTCAGAGATGCTGCCACGTTGGCATGAAGAATAAACTCGGGTTCTTCAGCGAATCTCGACCGTTGCTTCACGGGGTCGCCGACAAATCGGTCTACTTAAAAGGCTAA
- the LOC18607666 gene encoding transcription initiation factor TFIID subunit 14b isoform X1 produces the protein MGKPEDTERKKKLKDVEISVPIVYGNAAFWLGKKASEYQSHKWTVYVRGATNEDLSVVVKRVVFQLHSSFNNPTRVVESAPFELSESGWGEFEIAITLYFHNDVCEKPLNLYHHLKLYPEDESGPMSIKKPVVVEFYNEIVFTEPSESFLARVQNYPAVTFPRLPAGFTLPSSAPIEDESKRKRGDTKDHPLNQWFLNFSEADELLQLAAARQQVQAHIAKLRRQISVIDGQNQRFKSSSDQ, from the exons ATGGGCAAACCCGAAGACACTGAAAGGAAG AAGAAGCTGAAAGATGTTGAAATAAGTGTTCCTATTGTATATGGTAACGCTGCATTTTGGCTCGGTAAAAAGGCAAGCGA GTATCAATCTCATAAATGGACTGTCTATGTTCGCGGGGCAACAAATGAGGATCTCAGTGTGGTGGTAAAGCGGGTTGTTTTTCAGTTGCATTCCAGTTTCAATAACCCTACAAGAGTTGTGGAGTCAGCTCCATTTGAGTTATCAGAATCAGGGtggggtgaatttgagattgCCATTACACTTTACTTCCAcaatgatgtttgtgagaagcCCTTGAACCT ATATCACCATTTGAAGTTATACCCAGAAGATGAATCTGGCCCTATGTCAATTAAGAAACCTGTAGTTGTTGAATTCTACAATGAGATTGTGTTCACAGAACCGTCAGAGAGTTTTTTAGCCCGTGTGCAGAATTATCCGGCAGTAACCTTCCCTAGATTACCAGCTGGTTTTACTTTACCTTCCTCAG CACCAATTGAAGATGAAAGTAAAAGGAAGAGAGGTGACACTAAGGACCATCCCTTAAACCAGTGGTTCTTGAATTTCTCAGAAGCAGATGAGCTATTACAACTTGCAGCTGCTCGTCAGCAG GTACAAGCTCATATTGCTAAGCTCAGACGACAAATCAGCGTGATTGACGGGCAGAATCAACGGTTTAAATCTTCCTCTGACCAGTGA
- the LOC18607665 gene encoding pentatricopeptide repeat-containing protein At3g12770: MSFESITKVLQILSQTTNLLATEILHADLLKKASSSLRNAEFGRQIHAHLAKSGWLSSVFVVSALVDLYSKLSLIADAAVLFDEIPVKNSVCANALLSGFCEAKLWGEGLELVRKMPQLNLDYDHFTLSAILCACAGLSSIELGRQVHAYLIRRLYNLGDDVFLQSSLTEMYAKCGLVVKALQVFSLAGLRLSGEKRRDIVLWTSMLGVYGRNGHFEEVILFFKEMLKEGIKPDEVAFLTVISACRHTGHIRLGLEYFDSMIHIYKLIPGPEHYGCVVDLLCRAGELEKAWKVVNEMLQKGHSNGSISLWGALLSACNDHENVELGKFAAKKALELDPQNVGIYVKLSNLYARFGMWDEIGQLREVMKQRGLKKDVAFSWIEVTS; the protein is encoded by the exons ATGAGCTTTGAGTCCATCACCAAagttttgcaaattttatCTCAAACAACGAATCTACTAGCCACTGAAATCCTTCATGCTGACTTGCTTAAAAAAG CTTCATCCTCATTGAGAAACGCTGAATTTGGTAGACAAATTCATGCCCATTTGGCAAAATCTGGTTGGCTTTCGAGTGTCTTTGTGGTCAGTGCTCTTGTTGATTTGTACTCGAAATTGTCACTTATTGCTGATGCAGCTGTGCTGTTCGATGAAATTCCTGTGAAGAACTCTGTTTGTGCAAATGCGCTTTTATCGGGATTTTGTGAGGCTAAGTTGTGGGGTGAGGGACTTGAACTAGTTAGGAAGATGCCtcaattgaatttggattatGATCATTTTACGTTATCGGCTATTTTATGTGCATGTGCGGGGCTTTCATCCATTGAATTGGGGAGGCAGGTGCATGCATATTTGATCCGTAGATTATATAACTTGGGGGATGATGTGTTTTTGCAAAGCTCATTAACTGAGATGTATGCAAAATGTGGGTTGGTGGTGAAGGCTTTGCAAGTTTTCAGTTTGGCAGGGCTAAGATTGAGTGGGGAGAAAAGGAGGGATATTGTTCTGTGGACTTCAATGCTTGGTGTGTATGGAAGAAATGGCCATTTTGAGGAAGtgattttgttctttaaaGAAATGTTGAAGGAAGGGATCAAACCAGATGAGGTGGCATTTTTGACAGTCATCTCGGCTTGTCGTCACACTGGTCATATAAGACTAGGTCTTGAGTATTTTGATTCCATGATTCACATTTACAAGTTGATTCCTGGCCCAGAGCACTACGGTTGTGTGGTTGATTTACTATGTAGGGCTGGTGAGTTGGAGAAGGCTTGGAAGGTGGTCAATGAGATGCTCCAGAAAGGTCACAGCAATGGCAGTATTTCCTTGTGGGGAGCTCTGCTCAGTGCTTGCAATGATCATGAAAATGTTGAGTTGGGTAAGTTTGCCGCTAAAAAAGCACTTGAGTTGGATCCCCAGAATGTTGGAATTTATGTTAAGCTATCTAATTTATATGCTAGATTTGGAATGTGGGATGAGATTGGCCAGTTAAGAGAGGTGATGAAACAAAGAGGATTAAAGAAAGATGTTGCCTTTAGTTGGATTGAAGTCACTAGTTGA
- the LOC18607667 gene encoding auxin-induced protein 15A: MAIRKSSKLPQTAVLKQILKRCSSLGKKHGYDEDGLPLDVPKGHFAVYVGENRSRYIVPISFLTHPEFQCLLRRAEEEFGFDHDMGLTIPCEEVVFRSLTSMLR, from the coding sequence ATGGCAATTAGAAAATCATCCAAACTGCCTCAAACCGCAGTTCTCAAGCAAATTCTCAAGAGATGTTCCAGCTTAGGAAAGAAACATGGCTACGACGAAGATGGGCTCCCTCTTGACGTACCCAAAGGTCACTTTGCCGTTTATGTTGGCGAAAACAGAAGCAGATACATTGTCCCCATCTCATTCTTGACTCACCCTGAATTTCAATGTTTGCTTCGACGAGCTGAGGAAGAGTTTGGGTTCGACCACGATATGGGCCTTACTATCCCCTGTGAAGAAGTTGTTTTCCGCTCTCTCACATCTATGCTTAGATGA
- the LOC108660943 gene encoding auxin-responsive protein SAUR21-like codes for MTIRVPRIMHAKQILRQSKLFANQAASTSSDVPKGFVAVYVGESQKKRFVVPISVLNQPSFQKLLSIAEEEFGFNHPMGGLTIPCREEVFIDLTSRLR; via the coding sequence ATGACTATCCGTGTGCCTAGAATTATGCACGCTAAGCAGATTCTTCGTCAATCTAAACTGTTTGCAAATCAAGCAGCCTCCACCTCATCGGATGTTCCGAAAGGATTCGTTGCAGTTTATGTTGGGGAGAGCCAAAAGAAGCGATTTGTAGTTCCAATTTCAGTCCTGAATCAACCTTCATTTCAGAAATTGTTAAGTATTGCTGAGGAAGAATTCGGATTCAATCATCCTATGGGTGGTCTCACAATTCCTTGCAGAGAAGAAGTCTTCATTGATCTCACTTCCCGCTTGCGTTAG
- the LOC18607659 gene encoding auxin-responsive protein SAUR21, whose product MAARFLAKQILRRSVFAASKAASTTGDVVPKGFLAVYVGETQKKRFVVPVTFLNQPSFQALLSKSEEEFGFDHPMGGLTIPCREETFVNVTSQLNG is encoded by the coding sequence ATGGCTGCTCGTTTTCTTGCTAAGCAAATTTTGCGCCGTTCTGTTTTTGCTGCAAGTAAAGCAGCCTCAACAACTGGAGATGTAGTACCAAAAGGCTTCCTTGCAGTTTATGTTGGAGAGACCCAAAAGAAGAGATTTGTGGTTCCAGTAACTTTCTTGAACCAACCTTCATTTCAAGCTTTGCTGAGTAAATCTGAAGAAGAGTTTGGCTTTGATCATCCTATGGGTGGTTTGACAATTCCATGCAGAGAAGAGACTTTCGTTAACGTCACTTCCCAGTTGAACGGGTAG
- the LOC18607662 gene encoding auxin-responsive protein SAUR21, protein MAIRIPGVTHARQIFRQSKYFANQVSSDSVPKGYCTVYVGEIQKKRFVIPISFLNQPSFQELLSKAEEEFGFNYPMGGLTIPCREEIFIDLTSRLGGL, encoded by the coding sequence ATGGCTATTAGAATTCCTGGTGTTACGCATGCAAGACAAATTTTTCgccaatcaaaatattttgcaaatcAAGTATCTTCTGATAGTGTTCCAAAAGGCTACTGCACAGTTTATGTTGGAGAAATCCAAAAGAAGCGGTTTGTAATTCCTATATCATTCTTGAATCAGCCttcatttcaagaattgttGAGCAAGGCCGAGGAAGAATTCGGGTTTAATTACCCAATGGGTGGTCTCACAATTCCCTGCAGAGAAGAAATCTTCATTGATCTTACTTCCCGATTGGGTGGATTATGA